The region AGCACGACCGTGGTGACGTCGAGCTCGGGGTTGAGGTGCGCCTTGACCATCTCGATGTTGCGCAGCAGCTGGCCCACGCCTTCGAGCGCGTAGTACTCGCACTGGATCGGGATCATCACTTCCGGCGCCGCGACCAACGCGTTGATCGTGAGCAGGCCGAGCGACGGCGGGCAGTCGATGAACACGTAGTCGAAGTCGTGGTGCTTGAGTTCCGCCAAGGCGGTGCGTAGCCGACCCTCGCGGGCGACCATGCTGACCAACTCGATCTCGGCACCGGCGAGGTCGATCGTGGCCGGCACGCAGAACAGGCGCTCGCTGTGCGGGCTCCGCTGCAGCGCGGCCTCGACGGAGATCTCACCGATGAGCACCTCGTACGACGACGGGGTCCCGGGTCGATGCTCGATGCCGAGCGCGGTGCTCGCGTTGCCCTGCGGGTCGAGGTCGATGACGAGCGTCCGCGCTCCCTGCAGAGCCAGCGCGGCGGCGATGTTCACCGCCGTCGTCGTCTTGCCGACGCCGCCCTTCTGGTTGGCCACCGTGAACACTCGCTGGCGAGCCGGCCGCGGCAGCTGACCTTCGGTCGCGGCGTGCATCAGCCTCACGGCCCGTTCGGCCTCCGCCCCGATGGGCGTGTCGATCTCCTGGGCGTTCCACGTTTCACGTGAAACATCGCCCGGCAAGCTGTTCACCCCGTCGGGAACCGACATCACTTCTGTCTCCTTCCCGGCGCGCGCTGCTTCGGCGGCGTTCTCAGAAACCCTACGACCACCGTCGTGGGTGGATCCACGTATTGACCACCGCATGTCGCCACCTTCACATCGGTCATA is a window of Mycolicibacterium chubuense NBB4 DNA encoding:
- a CDS encoding ParA family protein, with amino-acid sequence MSVPDGVNSLPGDVSRETWNAQEIDTPIGAEAERAVRLMHAATEGQLPRPARQRVFTVANQKGGVGKTTTAVNIAAALALQGARTLVIDLDPQGNASTALGIEHRPGTPSSYEVLIGEISVEAALQRSPHSERLFCVPATIDLAGAEIELVSMVAREGRLRTALAELKHHDFDYVFIDCPPSLGLLTINALVAAPEVMIPIQCEYYALEGVGQLLRNIEMVKAHLNPELDVTTVVLTMYDGRTKLADQVAVDVRAHFGDKVLRTVIPRSVKVSEAPGYGMTIIDYDPGSRGAMSYLDASRELAQRGHAGQAR